In Quercus lobata isolate SW786 chromosome 12, ValleyOak3.0 Primary Assembly, whole genome shotgun sequence, a genomic segment contains:
- the LOC115972153 gene encoding methylsterol monooxygenase 1-1-like — MLPYETIQEASAALGRNLTTAETIWFNYSANKSDYFLYCHNIIFLFVIFSVIPFPLIFIELARLAGVDRYKIQPKVRLSSPEIFRCYKDVMRIFLLVVGPLQLVSYPSIKIIGIRAGLPLPSGWEMFAQLVVYFLIEDYTNYWIHRFLHNKWGYEKIHRVHHEYTAPIGYAAPYAHWAEVLILGIPSFLGPAMVPGHMITFWLWISLRNIEAIDTHSGYDFPWSPTKYIPFYGGAEYHDYHHYVGGQSQSNFASVFTYCDYIYGTDKGYRYQKKIFQKLKGELKGNGEQNGVPYRFSTQDLKSD; from the exons ATGCTGCCGTACGAGACAATACAGGAGGCATCGGCGGCACTTGGCCGCAACCTGACTACGGCGGAGACCATTTGGTTCAACTACTCGGCTAACAAGTCCGACTACTTCCTTTACTGCCACAACATTATCTTCCTTTTCGTTATATTCTCAGTGATCCCTTTTCCTCTGATCTTTATTGAGCTCGCTCGCTTGGCTGGCGTTGATCGATACAAGATTCAGCCAAAGGTTAGGTTGTCTTCGCCCGAGATTTTTCGTTGCTACAAGGATGTTATGCGCATTTTCCTTCTCGTTGTTGGTCCTCTACAGCTCGTTTCTTACCCTTCTATTAAG ATAATTGGGATTCGAGCGGGGTTGCCATTGCCTTCAGGATGGGAAATGTTTGCACAGTTGGTAGTATATTTTCTGATAGAGGATTATACCAATTACTGGATCCACAGGTTTCTGCATAACAAATGGGGATATGAAAAGATTCATCGAGTTCACCATGAATACACAGCTCCAATCGGATATGCAGCACCATATGCACATTGGGCCGAGGTTTTGATCCTCGGGATTCCATCTTTCCTTGGGCCAGCCATGGTGCCTGGTCACATGATCACATTCTGGTTGTGGATTTCTTTGCGGAATATAGAGGCTATTGATACGCATAGCGG GTATGACTTCCCTTGGAGTCCCACTAAATACATTCCTTTTTACGGTGGTGCTGAGTATCATGACTACCATCATTATGTTGGAGGACAAAGCCAAAGCAACTTTGCTTCGGTGTTCACCTACTGTGATTACATTTATGGAACTGACAAG GGCTATCGATATCAGAAGAAGATCTTTCAGAAG TTGAAAGGGGAATTGAAAGGCAATGGTGAGCAGAATGGAGTCCCATATCGCTTTTCTACCCAAGATCTTAAATCCGACTAG
- the LOC115970276 gene encoding uncharacterized protein LOC115970276, translating to MAEALLKAQKYMNAEEALAAIDGADKSREKKKEKEDDRRRLKRDRDDRRNDDGNRRREDKNPRPSKFTPLVMPVDQILTEIRDEPSLKWPKPLHSAPGLRDKRKYCRFHKDHGHYTEDCRDLKEQIEELIRNGKLQQYVKRGDFGRYGQKSQPVNARRDEDRPQPRPQNALGEIKTIAGGPTTGGSFKSLRKSYQRQVNNVHNIPPSKQRLTSKDLHFSEEDTRSVKQPHDDPLVIMIMIEGFNTRRVLVDSGSSADIIYLPAFQQLKLDPKRFRPFESPLVSFSGDKVYPRGIATLTVTAGSYPLQVTNQHNFLIVDSPSSYNVIIGRPMLNRWKAAISTYCLKVKFPTEHGIGEIKGDQVLARECYHAILASKENHTWTIEEKTPEIMEKLEMVDLAEGNPPRTTQIGTSMSQKTKGEIVSFL from the coding sequence ATGGCCGAGGCACTGTTAAAAGctcagaagtacatgaacgcggaaGAAGCCCTGGCAGCTATTGACGGAGCAGATAAGAgtagggaaaagaagaaagaaaaggaggacgATCGAAGAAGGCTAAAACGGGATCGGGATGACAGACGGAATGACGATGGAAATCGAAGGAGGGAGGACAAAAACCCTCGTCCATCAAAGTTCACCCCGCTGGTGATGCCAGTAGATCAAATTCTAACAGAAATAAGGGACGAACCATCCCTAAAGTGGCCGAAACCACTCCATTCAGCACCTGGATTGCGCGACAAGAGGAAATACTGTCGTTTCCATAAAGATCATGGGCATTACACGGAGGACTGCAGGGACCTAAAAGAGCAGATTGAAGAGCTCATCCGTAACGGGAAGCTACAACAGTATGTAAAAAGGGGGGATTTCGGCAGGTACGGACAGAAAAGCCAGCCAGTTAATGCACGAAGAGACGAAGATCGCCCACAACCTCGTCCACAGAACGCACTAGGGGAAATAAAGACCATCGCCGGGGGACCAACCACCGGAGGATCATTCAAGTCTCTCAGAAAGTCATACCAAAGACAGGTAAACAATGTCCACAACATACCACCGTCAAAGCAAAGACTCACCAGTAAGGACTTGCATTTCTCTGAGGAAGATACCAGAAGTGTGAAGCAGCCCCATGATGACCCGCTCGTCATTATGATCATGATCGAGGGGTTCAACACGCGAAGAGTCCTGGTCGACAGCGGAAGTTCAGCAGACATAATCTATCTTCCTGCTTTCCAACAACTAAAGCTGGACCCAAAAAGGTTCCGTCCTTTTGAGTCTCCCCTCGTCAGTTTCAGCGGAGACAAAGTATACCCCAGAGGAATCGCGACGTTAACAGTAACGGCCGGGTCATACCCCCTTCAGGTAACTAACCAGCACAATTTTCTGATAGTAGACTCACCCTCGTCCTACAATGTGATCATTGGCAGACCAATGCTTAATCGCTGGAAGGCTGCTATCTCCACCTACTGCTTAAAGGTGAAGTTCCCAACAGAACATGGAATTGGGGAGATTAAGGGAGATCAAGTACTGGCCAGAGAATGCTACCATGCCATCCTGGCCTCAAAAGAAAACCATACGTGGACGATTGAGGAGAAGACGCCAGAGATTATGGAGAAACTTGAAATGGTAGATCTGGCTGAAGGGAATCCTCCAAGGACGACCCAAATAGGGACGAGCATGAGTCAAAAGACGAAAGGCGAAATCGTCAGCTTTCTGTAG